The Paenibacillus sp. JNUCC32 sequence CGAACGAGTCACAATTACGCAGGCTTCACGTTCCGCGCAGTCATCTCCGACCTCCGCCAGCCTAACGAGTTTCAGGCGTGTAAGCTCCAAGGCTTCGTCATCATCCGCGTAACAGCACCGGAAGCCCTCCGCATCGATCGCGCCATCAAGTCCGGTGACACGTTTAACCTACGCGACTTGACGCATGATACCGAAAGTCACGCGCGCAGATTTGACGTTGACTACGAAATCGTTAACGACGGGACGCTGGCGGAATTGTACGCGAAGGTTGACGAGGTGGTGCGCAATGTCTCCGCTTGAGATATACCGCGATGCTTACCGCGCCGGCTACTTTTACGGACGGATAGACGCGGACAGGGGCGCGCCATATGACGATAGGACTCCGCTAGAAAAGAACGCGCAACCTACTCCGCCTCAAAAAGCAGCCAACCGTCCTGATCCGCAATGAACACGTAGCGCCGCGCCTCCTGCGGTATCTGCGTCTTACGGTAGAAATGCGCCGCCGACACGTAGCCGCGTTTATCTACGTTGGCTGCGGTCGGATCTGACGCAGAACTAGCGAGACGGAGCGCGATTACTTGCGCCGTGTGGTCGTAGCCGAGCGTGACGCGGTTGCCGTTGCGTAGGTCATATAGCGCGATAATGTCCGATGACAGGCGTAGGCGGCGCTGCTTGTCCGTTGCTACGAATAAGTTGACGAGCGGAATTTCTTCGATATTAAAGCGTTGGGACACAGTTATCACTCCTTTAACGATAATTATACGTAAATTGAACGAAAAGTAAACGATATGGAGGCGGTTAGATTTGACGTTTAAATATATCGAATTGTTTGCCGGCATTGGCGGATTTCGTTCCGCATTGGACGGACTGGGCGGCGGGTGTGTATTCGCGTCCGAGATCGATAAATACGCAAGCCAAGCGTACAAGGCACTATACAACGGCGCCCAGGAATTACACGGCGACATTACGAAAATCGATGCGCACAACATTCCGGATCATGACGTATTGGTCGGCGGCTTTCCGTGCCAAGCGTTCTCAGTCGCTGGCCAGCGTAAAGGATTCGAAGATGCGCGCGGTACGTTATTCTTCGAGATTGCGCGTATAGCTTCCGCTAAACAGCCACGCCTGATGCTGCTGGAGAACGTGAAGGGGCTGTTATCGCATGATGGCGGCAAGACGTTCGAAACGATGTGCGTAATCCTTCACGATATTGGATACGCGATTGATTTCCGCGTTCTCAACTCGAAACATTTCGGCGTGCCGCAGAATCGCGAGCGTATTTTCCTAGCGTGTGATCGTAACGCGGAACATGCGGAATGGGACGTAACTGGGAGCGACGTGGTAGCGCGGGCTAAACGGAGGGTACGGGCGCTTGGGATTCGTACGTTTAACTTCGATTGGCCAGAGAACGGCGAAGTGACTACGCGATTGAGAGACGTTTTGGAAATGCAAGTCGACGAGAAATATTATCTGAGCGAGGAAAAGACGGCGAAATTGATTGCGCAGTTAGAAGAGCGCGGAATAGAGACGAATGTGGACGGCGATGGCTGCGCGATGGTCGGGCGTGTAAATATATCCGGGTACGATCAGAGAAAAAGAGTCTATTCGCCAGATGGGCTTTGTCCTACACCGAGTGGGCTGGGCGCCAGCGGAAACGAACCGAAAATAGTAGAAACAACAGTAATCGCTGGCTCACTCGAACACTACGGAAACGACCAGATGAACCGCGTCTATTCTGTCGACGGCCTTGCGCCAACAATCACGGTAGTCAGCGGTGGCGGACGAGAGCAGAAGATTGCGGAACCTTACACCGTTTTCCAAAAAACAACGAGCTGGACGACAACGGTCAAATATGACGAAACTGGCACGCTACAGGCCGCCCGACTCGATAAGGTTCCGCAAGTCGTAACACCACGCTACCGCATCCGCAAGTTAACTCCGCGCGAGTGCTGGCGCTTGCAGGGCTTTACCGACGCGCAACATGACGCAGTTATGAACGCAGGTATTAGCGATTCGCAGCGTTACAAACAGGCGGGTAATGCCGTCACAGTTAACGTTATTCGTGCGGTAGGTAAACCGCTAGTTAAACGGTTAAAGCAAACGGAATCGAGCGAAACAGGCAATCGTTCGACTTCGGAAATGGAGGCGGTCTAATGGGTGCAGTTAAAGTAGATACGGAAAAACAGGCGCGAGCCTACGAGGTGAAATACGCTCTCAACGACGCGGCTGGCGTAAAGGCGTTATTACGCGATCGCCACCGCATAGCCGAACGCCGCTACAAAGGCGACACGGCAGCCAGCGATATATTGATCGATTTGCATAGCGCAATTAACAGCGCCGGCCTAACGGAGCGCCAGACGGAGGCGATTGCGTGGGTATATGGCGTAGATTTGACGCAGAAAGACGCGGCGGCGCTTATGGCGGTGAGTCGCGAGGCGATTACGCAATTTATCGGAGAGGCAGCGTCCAGGATTGCGGCAGTGTTTGCGCGGTGGGAGTACGGTGAGGTAACGGTCGAATTTGACGAAGAGGAGACGGATAATGACGGACTATAAAACGCAATTCAACGAGGACACAGCGGCACTCATCGCAACCAATATCGCAGACAGAACGGAGCGTATGGCGGCTGTGCAGGCGCTAATCGACCGCTATATCGAAGCAAACGGAGAGGTACCGGATCGGGCGCAGCTTGAGCGCCTGACCGATTATGTATTGCGTGAGGAATTGACGGACCCGAATTTACACAAGGTCCTTCACAACGAATATCCATTCCTATCTGAGACGCAGCTCGAAAGGCGGAGATTCGGCGCACGCGGAAGCGAAGATTCGAATATGCGAGGCGAGGTTGCGCTTAATATTGGCGATGATATTGACGATTCAGCGAGCCGCCAACATAGCGGAGTAGGTTCGCAATTAGCGACGGACGGTAAGACGTATCGTTATCCGATTCGGCGCACGCGATCCAAGCAGGAGCAGATATTCCTCGATGAAAATACGAAGATACGAAATAAGCGACGGGCCAAACAGTATAAAAAAGACACCGCGCCAGGCGAAATAACGCGATATAACCTTTTCGAAAACGGTGGCGAAGTGCTGCCGTCTTTCGTTTCCTGTGTCGGAATTGCAGGACGCGTAAAACAGGAGGCGAGCGTAATATATGGCGATTAATATTGCGCTGCCTGACGATTATTACGACTTTCCTGCGCGCAACTACCGAACAGAAACGGCCGTACTTGGCGGTAAGGCTGGCGTTTACATTCTGCTCGACAAAGACGGGCTCGCGCTGTACGTAGGCAAGGCGGGAAACCTGCGAAGTAGGCTACGCGCTCACTTAAGCCAGCGGTCTCATATCGTCGATATCATTCCGTTCGTTAATAATGTCCGCGTATACTTCGTTCTAAGCGAATACGAGCGTGAGGTGTACGAGACATTCGCAATTCAGACGTTCCAGCCGTCTAAAAACCGCGCTAAAGTGTTCTTCGACCGGTATGGTGACGATGCGCAGGACGTTGAGGACCGTCTATTCGAGATTATGACGCGAATACGCGAGTTGGAAGACGAACGCCGATTTATCCTGCAGGACATTCGCGACGAGGAGGAAGACGAGCACGAGGATGAAGATTTCCGTAAATTTTCGCAATCATTGACTTACATTGAGTTGGCCGCCATTGACGACGAGATCCGGGAATTAAGAAAAGAGCGCGAAAAGTTACGCAATAAGTGACCTAATTACTTACAAAAGTGTGTTTTTACCGACTTAGTAAGTATAGGAGTCAATTTTAAGAGGCGCGGATCAATCTGCGTCTTTTTCTTTTTGTCTAAAACGAAATGGAGGCGTTATAAATGGCGCAATCAACGCGCGAACTAAACGTAAACATCAACGTTGACATCACAGAAACCATCCGCGGACTCAAAGCGATCCAGCGCGAGGCGAAGAAAGCTGCGCAGGCATTGCGGGAGTTGGAGGCGGCAGTTGACGCTGGCACCGTTCAATTAACGGGTGAGCCGGATATGGTGATTACGTCCGGAACGATTAGCGCAGGTAGTCCGGAAGATGCCCGTAAGATAGCGGACAAGTTGGCGAAGGCGGTGTCTGATGGCGGAAAATAGACGATTAGCAGATCCGGAAACGGGCGAACTTATATACGCGACGGTCCTCGATTATGGTGACCGCGTTATAACGGAAGCACAGCGTAAAGGAGCTGCGGAACACTTTGACCGCGAAACGTTCAAAGGCCGCAATGCCGGCTTTACCTTTACGTCTATGGACGATATCCATTACGTGACCGAGCGCCTGACAACGGCACAGTGCGGCTACTTGCTCGTTCTACAGTGCTACGTTGATTATGACGGCGGCCGAATCGTTAAGGCTCGCGGCGAATCGATGACTAGCGCGGACATGCTCGACGTTCTGCAGCTCAAACGAAAACGGAGTACGTTCTACGATTTCATGAGCGCTTGCCTGGAATCCGGTATCATTACGGAGGACGAATTCGGCAGCTACTACGTCAATCCGCGTTATCACTTCCGAGGAGCAACGCAGAATCGTGCGGTTATTCGTACATACACGGCAAAAGTACGCCAGGCTTACCGCGAAGTTAAAGCGGTTGATCTCGGCCTTATGTACCGCATGCTTCCGTATGTACACGTAAGTAATAACGCATTGTGCTCGAATCCTACGGAACGCGATCCGAAGAAAATACGCTGGTTCAACGGTAAGTCATTGGCGGCTGCGATCGGAGTCGACGAGAAGACATTGACGCGTAGACTTCCGCATATGAAGTTCGGAGGCGAGTACGTTATTGCGCGTACATCCGTCGGACCGCAGCGCATGTTCCAGTTTAATCCTAGCGTGTTTTATCGCGGAAACAAGACGCCTGACGAGTCGTTGGTTGCGAAATTTAATGGCCTGTCCGCTTAAAAAAGTGACCTTATTCGGACAAATCGGCGAAAAAAGTGACTTTATTCGGACACGTTAAAATGCCGTTCCACCGCGTAGTGGTGCGGCTTTTCGGCGTTTTGGGTGCGGAATTATATATAGTCTTTGTTAACGGAAAGGGGATAGCGCAATGTTCAAACGGATGAAATCGAATGTAGGCGGTAATGACCGGTCTCCGATTCAACTAACGGAAGTTAACGGAAAACCTGCGTTAGTGTTTGACGAAATGCCTGCGCTTGTTTTCGTAAGTAATAACGGGCATGGATCGTTTGATAAGCTGTATATTGACGGAGTAGAGAGCGTGACCCATCGGAATGTGACGATTACTTCCGAAGTAGGCGAAATAACTACGTACAGTCTTGATAAATACGCGATTAGAACGGAAGAAGTAGCGGAGGATATCGGCTAACGCCGTCACTTCCGACGCCTAACGGCGACGTCGTGAATCATATAATCTTTGTCCGCGTTAATCTTTTAAAAAGAACTAAACGCAAGGTAAGTGATACGAATCTGGACGGCAGCGCCGGACAGAGGACGAGGCGGTCTTCCTCGGCCATATCTTTATCAATAACGCTAACACTAACGTTAGCCTTAATCGGAGGGATTGCGCTATGTCTGACGTTATCATGCGGGATAGTGACGGTAATATTATCGGTACAGCTACGCTAGTAGAGGCGGTAATTGAATACGATATGTCTGCTAAGGTATCGGTAAGCAGCGTAGATACACGGAGTAAGCCGGAAGATGGTGCGGATTGGGATACGCTAAAGATGGAATTGATCGAAGGGGGATTGCGTTAATGAGACGGATTAACTCGTTTGTGATTGCGTTGATACTGTCCGTTTATATCTATAGCGTTAAATGGCGGGGACTAACGGAGTATAGTAGTTCCGATTAGGACGTAAATTACTACGTTGTAAACCTGCGAAATATATGCGGAAATTAGCGTATATAATAGAAGCGAAATTTTTACGAGTGGCTTCGTTAGTTGACGGAACCCTGCGATTATCCGCTGAAACGCTCCGGACGGACAGCCTTCGAAAACTCACGGGGTTCAGCGC is a genomic window containing:
- a CDS encoding sigma factor-like helix-turn-helix DNA-binding protein codes for the protein MGAVKVDTEKQARAYEVKYALNDAAGVKALLRDRHRIAERRYKGDTAASDILIDLHSAINSAGLTERQTEAIAWVYGVDLTQKDAAALMAVSREAITQFIGEAASRIAAVFARWEYGEVTVEFDEEETDNDGL
- the dcm gene encoding DNA (cytosine-5-)-methyltransferase; this translates as MTFKYIELFAGIGGFRSALDGLGGGCVFASEIDKYASQAYKALYNGAQELHGDITKIDAHNIPDHDVLVGGFPCQAFSVAGQRKGFEDARGTLFFEIARIASAKQPRLMLLENVKGLLSHDGGKTFETMCVILHDIGYAIDFRVLNSKHFGVPQNRERIFLACDRNAEHAEWDVTGSDVVARAKRRVRALGIRTFNFDWPENGEVTTRLRDVLEMQVDEKYYLSEEKTAKLIAQLEERGIETNVDGDGCAMVGRVNISGYDQRKRVYSPDGLCPTPSGLGASGNEPKIVETTVIAGSLEHYGNDQMNRVYSVDGLAPTITVVSGGGREQKIAEPYTVFQKTTSWTTTVKYDETGTLQAARLDKVPQVVTPRYRIRKLTPRECWRLQGFTDAQHDAVMNAGISDSQRYKQAGNAVTVNVIRAVGKPLVKRLKQTESSETGNRSTSEMEAV
- a CDS encoding GIY-YIG nuclease family protein, whose protein sequence is MAINIALPDDYYDFPARNYRTETAVLGGKAGVYILLDKDGLALYVGKAGNLRSRLRAHLSQRSHIVDIIPFVNNVRVYFVLSEYEREVYETFAIQTFQPSKNRAKVFFDRYGDDAQDVEDRLFEIMTRIRELEDERRFILQDIRDEEEDEHEDEDFRKFSQSLTYIELAAIDDEIRELRKEREKLRNK
- a CDS encoding adenylate kinase translates to MTLPNFAITGEMRSGKDAVAEYMARKFGYTRFAFGDELKRDFHRRYPEVPREPKPRAGYQFHGQFMREQIDEDIWVNRCLAEIARTSHNYAGFTFRAVISDLRQPNEFQACKLQGFVIIRVTAPEALRIDRAIKSGDTFNLRDLTHDTESHARRFDVDYEIVNDGTLAELYAKVDEVVRNVSA